A portion of the Micromonospora tarapacensis genome contains these proteins:
- a CDS encoding acyl-CoA dehydrogenase family protein produces the protein MAAEQSFDAYRLPEEHEAIREAVREVCAAKVAPHAAEADETAEFPKASYDALRAADFHAPHVPAEYGGAGADALATAIVIEEVARACASSSLIPAVNKLGTMPLLLSGSEELKRRYLTPVAAGEAMFSYCLSEPEAGSDAASMTTRAVRDGDHWVLNGVKRWITNAGVSEFYTVFAVTDPAARSRGISAFVVEKSDPGVSFGAPEKKLGIKGSPTREVYLDNVRIPADRMIGPEGSGFATAMTTLDHTRVTIAAQAVGIAQGALDYAKGYVAERKQFGKAVAEFQGVQFMLADMGMKLEAARQLTYAAAGRSERGDADLTYFGAAAKCFASDAAMEITTDAVQLLGGYGYTRDYPVERMMRDAKITQIYEGTNQVQRIVMARQLLKG, from the coding sequence ATGGCCGCAGAGCAGTCATTCGACGCGTACCGGTTGCCCGAGGAGCACGAGGCGATCCGGGAGGCGGTCCGTGAGGTCTGTGCGGCGAAGGTGGCGCCGCACGCCGCCGAGGCGGACGAGACCGCCGAGTTTCCCAAGGCGTCGTACGACGCGCTACGCGCCGCCGACTTCCACGCCCCGCACGTCCCGGCCGAATACGGCGGGGCCGGGGCGGACGCGCTGGCCACGGCGATCGTGATCGAGGAGGTGGCGCGGGCCTGCGCCTCGTCCTCGCTCATCCCCGCCGTGAACAAACTCGGCACCATGCCGCTGCTGCTGTCCGGCTCGGAGGAACTCAAGCGTCGTTACCTGACGCCCGTCGCCGCCGGCGAGGCGATGTTCTCGTACTGCCTGTCGGAGCCGGAGGCCGGCAGCGACGCGGCGTCGATGACCACGCGAGCGGTACGTGACGGTGATCACTGGGTGCTCAACGGTGTGAAGCGCTGGATCACCAATGCCGGCGTCTCGGAGTTCTACACGGTCTTCGCGGTGACCGATCCGGCCGCCCGGTCCCGGGGGATATCCGCCTTCGTAGTCGAGAAGTCCGATCCCGGGGTCAGCTTCGGCGCACCGGAGAAGAAGCTGGGCATCAAGGGTTCGCCGACCCGCGAGGTCTATCTGGACAACGTCCGGATTCCGGCGGATCGGATGATCGGCCCGGAGGGCAGTGGCTTCGCCACCGCGATGACGACCCTGGACCACACCCGCGTCACCATCGCCGCCCAGGCCGTCGGCATCGCCCAGGGCGCGCTCGACTACGCCAAGGGGTACGTGGCCGAGCGCAAGCAGTTCGGCAAGGCGGTGGCGGAGTTCCAGGGCGTGCAGTTCATGCTCGCCGACATGGGGATGAAGCTGGAGGCCGCCCGGCAGTTGACCTATGCGGCGGCCGGCCGGTCCGAGCGGGGCGACGCCGACCTGACGTACTTCGGCGCGGCGGCGAAGTGCTTCGCCTCGGACGCCGCCATGGAAATCACCACCGATGCGGTGCAGCTGCTCGGCGGCTACGGCTACACCCGGGACTACCCGGTCGAGCGGATGATGCGCGACGCCAAGATCACCCAGATCTACGAGGGTACGAACCAGGTGCAGCGGATTGTCATGGCAAGACAGCTCCTGAAGGGCTGA
- a CDS encoding UDP-glucose dehydrogenase family protein: protein MTIPYPNTQPAPAILAVAPPSGASRPRVTFLGTGYLGATYAICYAELGYEVLGFDVDADKIAKLNAGEVPIHEPGLDELLRRNLAAGRLRFSTDIRETADFGDVHFICVGTPQRADGMGADLSYVEASVTSLAQHLTRKALIVGKSTVPVGTADWVEQLVGKHTPADLGIEVAWSPEFLQEGFAVDDVLRPNRIVVGVKSEWANGMLYAAHKGVFDLAATEDREVPLVVTDFATAELVKVAANAFLATKISFINAMAEVCEVAGGDVTQLARAIGYDPRIGNRFLQAGLGFGGACLPKDIRAFQARAQELGAGEALRFLHEVDLINLRRRTRVLQLAAELLGRRSGPAGPDLSGTRIAVLGATFKPNTDDVRDAPALSVAALLHKAGAEVHVYDPQGMENARRAVPELAYETGITEAVTGADLVCVLTEWADFRNADPTTLGDLVAGRRVVDARNCLDSALWTQAGWEYRGMGRP, encoded by the coding sequence GTGACCATCCCGTACCCGAACACCCAGCCGGCGCCCGCCATCCTCGCGGTGGCACCCCCCTCGGGCGCCTCCCGGCCGCGGGTGACCTTCCTGGGCACCGGCTACCTCGGTGCGACCTACGCCATCTGTTACGCGGAACTCGGCTACGAGGTGCTCGGCTTCGACGTCGACGCGGACAAGATCGCCAAGCTCAACGCGGGCGAGGTACCGATCCACGAGCCCGGCCTGGACGAGCTGCTCCGGCGTAACCTGGCCGCCGGCCGGCTGCGGTTCAGCACCGACATCCGCGAGACCGCCGACTTCGGCGACGTGCACTTCATCTGCGTCGGCACCCCGCAGCGGGCCGACGGGATGGGCGCCGACCTGTCGTACGTCGAGGCGTCCGTCACCAGCCTGGCCCAGCACCTGACCCGCAAGGCGCTGATCGTCGGCAAGTCCACCGTCCCGGTCGGCACCGCCGACTGGGTGGAACAGTTGGTCGGCAAGCACACCCCGGCCGACCTGGGCATCGAGGTGGCGTGGAGTCCGGAGTTCCTCCAGGAGGGCTTCGCCGTCGACGACGTGCTGCGGCCCAACCGGATCGTGGTCGGCGTCAAGAGCGAGTGGGCCAACGGTATGCTCTACGCAGCCCACAAGGGCGTGTTCGACCTGGCCGCCACCGAGGATCGCGAGGTGCCCCTGGTGGTCACCGACTTCGCCACCGCCGAGCTGGTCAAGGTCGCCGCGAACGCCTTCCTCGCCACCAAGATCTCCTTCATCAACGCGATGGCCGAGGTCTGCGAGGTCGCCGGCGGCGACGTCACCCAGCTGGCCCGGGCCATCGGCTACGACCCCCGCATCGGCAACCGCTTCCTCCAGGCCGGGCTCGGCTTCGGCGGCGCCTGCCTACCCAAGGACATCCGGGCCTTCCAGGCACGCGCCCAGGAACTCGGTGCCGGCGAGGCACTGCGCTTCCTGCACGAGGTCGACCTGATCAATCTGCGCCGCCGGACCCGGGTCCTCCAACTCGCCGCCGAACTGCTCGGCCGCCGCTCCGGCCCCGCCGGCCCCGATCTCTCCGGCACCCGCATCGCGGTGCTCGGCGCCACCTTCAAACCCAACACCGACGACGTACGCGACGCCCCCGCCCTCTCCGTCGCCGCACTGCTGCACAAGGCCGGGGCCGAAGTACACGTCTACGACCCGCAGGGCATGGAGAACGCCCGCCGGGCGGTGCCGGAGCTGGCCTACGAGACCGGCATCACCGAGGCGGTGACCGGCGCCGACCTGGTCTGCGTTCTCACCGAGTGGGCCGATTTCCGCAACGCCGACCCGACCACGCTCGGTGACCTGGTGGCCGGGCGGCGGGTGGTCGACGCCCGCAACTGCCTCGACTCGGCACTGTGGACGCAGGCCGGCTGGGAATACCGGGGCATGGGGCGGCCGTAG